Within Diabrotica virgifera virgifera chromosome 7, PGI_DIABVI_V3a, the genomic segment GTTTACAGCGTGAAGGTCTTCCAGACTCTCTGTAATTATggcggtgtcatctgcgtatctgatgttACTAATGATTTCACCACCGATTTTAACACCTTCGCGACGATTATTTAACGCTCCTCAAAAAGCTTTCTCGCCCAGTGCTTAATCATGTATTATTTGTGACATCcatgttatttaaaataatttttatcaatgtatccatGACTGAGCTATTTTAAAGGTTCTTTGCCTACATAGTTTCAATTTTGGTGGGTTAGCATATGAGTATCCTGTTCAGCACTTATGACGATCTGTattcagatcgaaaacgttctgcattTACGATGTAACCCTTaaagggaattttaataaattatactgggtgtttcattgggaaacggaaatactctAATtgtaaatagaggtcaccgaggtgaccgaggcggttctaggtatacatacatactacattttttgccctaccgactttcataaccgagttacagggggttttatcgattttaccaatttctttcctaaaccataactttaaaactaccctgtatatttttttgatatttggtacacatatgtctcactcaaaacccaaacgaccgacatacatATTAATTATAAAGtgattgtgaccttaaaacaacaccctgtatattgaaattctgaaaatctgtttgcatatttgaaaagagcataaaaactaagtctaatcgtttgcttcaatttttcggccagacaattttatgactttaattttgaaattatattgaatattttttaagaactctggcattaaaaagcaggtattattaacttttaactATAAATTAATCAAGCTattgaacaaatactcattttaaaattaatcaatacttatttaccgaAATTCAGGCCGGattaataaaaaaacacaaagtaattgtgatcttgaaacaacaccctgtatattgaaattttcaaaaatttgtttgcacatttgaaaagaccataaaaatctgagtttatcggtttgctttaattttttgtgaaggaaatttaatgtctttaattttgaaattaaatatattgatacttttaagaacactgtaattaaaaagcagatttttaaagcacttttaacaatgaatttattaaagatattaaataaatacccattttaaaaataatcaatacttatttacgatATTCTAacgacccacttacaaatcacaacaaaaatcaggtccggattaacaaaacaatataaagtaacGGTAACCTtgaaaacaccctgtatattgaaattttcaaaatccgtttgcacataagtatgaaaagagcacaaaaaactaagtttaatcgttcgcttcaattttttacccagacaatttaattaatttaattttgaaattatgtcgaaatttttaagaactatgggaactcataataaaaatttcggtataatttcaaaagtaatgtcattaaattgtctgcacaaagaattaaagcgggacattaaactcagtttttcgtgctctcttcaggtgtgcaaacgtattttaaaaatttcaatatacagggtgcttttcaaggtcacaattactttgtactttgatgttaatacggacctggatttttcttgtgattagtaagtaaGTCTTTCTAACACAGTAAATAATAagtgattatttttaaaattagtatttattcattaacttgaatgatttattattaaaagtgctttaaaaacctgcttattaatttcagggttcttaaaaCTTTGAAtacatttaatttcaaaattaaagtaaatgcaaacaaatattgaaaatgtcaatatacagagtgttgtttcaaggtcacaactactttatgtttttttgttaatacggacctggatttttcttgtgattaataattgggtctttccaatgtggtaaataagtattgatttattttaaaatgagtatttattcaataacttaaataatttataattcaaagttaataatacctgctttttaatattgagttcttaaaaaattcaatataatttcaaaattaaagtcaaaaaattgtctggccgaaaaatcgaagCAACTTATTAGACTTAGCTTGTTGTGCCctttttaaatatgcaaacagatttttaaaatttcaatatacagggtgttgttttaaggtcacaattactttaattgtggaataattatgtgttaatccggacctggaatTTTCTTGTGAATAATGTccgtcgtttgggttttgaatgagacatatgtgtaccaaatattaaaaatatacagggtggttctaaagttatgggtccagaaagaaatagTGAAAAtcgaaacaccctgtaactcggatataaaagtcggtagggcaaaaaatttagtatgcCTAGAACaacctcggtgacctctattcacctttaaagtatttccgtttcccaatgaaacaccgtGTATgcataccttttataaaggattttaattaatttttgtgatatacagcgtgtctacttaagttggaaacatatgggaaacttttttattattaattttacgaaaaaaagttattctatataaaaagttctgcatgccccaaaacctaagattcaatcatcagatatcaaattttctcaattttatacgaggtatgtcaaaaaatatgaatttcggtcaagggtaaagtacctttatttctctcaatatcgaaaattcttatgataaaaagttgtttggaattaaaaactaagatcaaataggcaattacatgcttctaattgaaaaaaaaaattttctctaatttatggatacccaacatcgttcttaattattacaaatatgataactcgtttattattcattttacgaaaaaaagttattcgtcataaaaagctttgcatggtctaaaatctaagacacaaccatgatatatcaacttttattaattttatacgaggtgtgtcaaaaaatatgaaattcgctcaagattatagtacctttatatttcacaatatttcaattagaaggatgtaattgcacattgaaacatagtttttaattctaaacaacttttttaataaccgttttcaatattgtgaaaaataaaggtactttattcttgagtgaaattcatattttttgacatacctcgtataaaattaataaaatgtgatatctgatggttgtatcttaggttttaggacatacagagctttttataaagaatactttttttcgtaaaagtaataataaaagagttatcgtatgtgtaataaataaaaacgaagttagtatcaataaatttgagaaaaatttggacaatatttttttccagttagaagcatgtaattgcatatttgatcttagtttatatttccaaacaactttccataataagaattttcgatattacgagaaataaaggtactttactcttgaacgaagttcatattttttgacatacctcgtataatattgataaaatttgatatctgacgattgaatcttaggttttagagcatgcagaactttttataaagaataactttttttcgtaaaatgaataacaaaaaagtttcccatatgtttccaacttaagtagacacgctgtatagtatacagccaactataggAAATCttttcttccttgtggatttgttaattttgatttatgtatcaaaatttttaaattaaacacctTAATGAGTAAATACTGCCCATGAAATTTATTATTGATGTCTGTGTAATAAATGTATTATTACGGTTAATATCATGATACAAACCGCTAAACCGCATATAACATTCTCGCATGCATCAATTACATTTCATCATCAATTAACGTAAACTTTCTCTTTGTTGCAGATTCCAGAGGGTCCAATCATTCAAATAATACGTATGTTTAGAGAAGAGGCTCAAATCAATTACTGCACCAGCCACAAAAACGGGCCATCATGAGTGATGTTCCCCCACAGACCGATCTGCACAATTTACACAACAGCTAAACCAGGCGACACTCAGAATTACATCGATTAAGTAAACAAAATGGCTGAACTAGAAGAAAACTCCACCTACGCTAACATCACTGACAAGGTGATTAGCGAGGGTGCCTGGACGGATGATTTAGTTTTGGTTTTGAAAGCTACAATCATGGGCTCAATCATTATAGCTTCCATTTTGGGAAATCTTTTGGTTATAGTCTCGGTCATGAGACATAGGAAATTAAGAATCATTACTAATTACTATGTAATATCGTTAGCTTTAGCCGATATGTTGGTAGCTATGTTCGCAATGACTTTCAACGCGAGTGTGCAAATATACGAGGAGTGGAAGTTTGGATACTTTATGTGTGACGTTTGGAACTCTTTAGATGTGTATTTCTCGACGTCATCTATTCTACATCTGTGTTGTATCAGTGTTGATCGGTATTACGCTATAGTGAAACCCCTTAAGTATCCTCTTACAATGACTAAAAACGTTGTGGCTTTTATGATCTTGAACACGTGGATCAGTCCAGCTATCATTAGCTTTTTACCAATATTCAAAGGCTGGTACACTACCCCAGAAAACCAAATATTTAGAAGTAAGCATCCTGATATATGTGAATTCGTCGTAAATAAACCGTACGCAGTAATCAGTAGCAGTATATCTTTCTGGATACCGTGCACAATCATGATCTTCATGTACCTGTCTATCTTTAGGGAAGCAAATAGACAGGAACGCGAAATGTACAATAGACATGGTGCTGCCTTGCTCTTGCATCAAAATAATACCAACGGAGATATGTTGTCTAACTCTGGAGGGTCTTCGAAAACTCTAACGCACCATGACATCAACCAAGACCTCCACCACACGCCTACAAAAGAAAGGAACCTTTCTAAAATGAAGCGGGAGCACAAGGCAGCTAGGACTTTAGGTATCATAATGGGAACGTTCATCCTGCTCTGGCTACCATTTTTTCTTTGGTACGACACAGTGTATCTCTGTGATTCGTGCCGCGAACACTGTCCCCAAGAGGTAGTTTCTACAGTATTCTGGATAGGATATTTCAATTCAACCTTAAACCCCATTATATACGCTTACTTCAACCGAGACTTCCGAGAGGCATTCAAGAACACGCTTCAGTGCGCCTTTTGCAGTCTCTGCAAAAGACCTCCCTCCGAATTGGATTATATAGATCATAGAAGACCTTCCATGCGGCACGAAGATAGAACGAGAAGTGTTTACTCTGAAACTTATCTCAAACACGTGGACAGACGATGTTCCGAGTTTGGGTCAAGTCTCTGAGTAGATTTAACTAGTAGCAGACTCACTACCActagtttttagattggtagtgGGACTGTTGCTAGTGTTTTTAGAGATATACTTAAAAACATGGGCTTGTGGCTTGCAGTGATGTGATTTTAAATATAACAAATGTTCGtccataattttttgcatatatatatatacagagtgagttttatataTAGACCTCAACTATCTCGGAAACAGCTTGTGATGCGGCCGATGTTAAGGTGGTATATACATTGTTATCACCCTGGAATTCTTATTTCAAATGGTATTCtaatacattgtatatatttcgTGTTTAGAAGTCCTTaataaatactgattattttcatgtaatattacctataactaaatgccataatttgaGAGTTATTGCtgcatttatttaaataatttcttgcacaaattaaaaaatcaattttttcggcacGGTCAGATATTGTTTTAGGTTATTTGGATCATTCGGAATACAAAAGTCTACCCTAAacttgatcgttttcgagttaaaaacaaataattaaaactgaaaaaaaaaacgatgacAATTTTCAAGACTTAAAATCacaggtaaaaaatattatttttgaaattgaCATGTCTAAATTCAAGTTATATCTTCTATTCACCAAATATTCTTCTATCAGCCCCCGATAAGAATTTTTGgtatgttttattctaaaacattgttttttaattgttaatgaagcgcttATGAAAGGATATACGAAGGCATTAATAACTAAatcacaatattttaaaatgaaataatcCCAAAATACTTATCGGTAGCTAATAGAATAAGGTCTTGATAATTAACTTGACTTAAAgcacttttaatttcaaaaataaaatttcttaCATATAGGTAtgtcttttttcaattttaaattgtatttttttttctttctttatggCCATTTCGTAGTCAATTAGcctattttaaattcgaaaaatcGAAAACGATAAACTTTattgaaaaattacaaaagaaccTTTTTATtccgaatgatccaaaaaatctaaaatattatcAGCTAGAGACGAAAAAACTGagttttaaaatatgtttaaaaatattatttaaatgagtgtagcaataactccgaaattatgacaTTGAGCTTGAATATTacaatcagtatttcttaaggacttcaaaatgcaaaaaaatatatagggcgtTCTATTTTAAATTTACTACTCCAGAAAGacagaagatctgacaacaacGTAAATACCACCGGCCGTGTAGTATCGGCCGCATCACAGAACCCTCACACCCcaaaatctacaaaaactttGCAAgccgtttttgagttattgagggttttatatagggtgtcccaaaagtagcggaacggtcgaatatttcgcgaactaaacatcggataaaaaaactgaaaaatacgtgttcaatcattttcaaataTCTATCCAATAACatcaaacaccaatccccactacatcccctggaggtggggtgggggtaactttaaaatctcaaatggaaacccccagtttttcttgcaaatttggattcgttacgtaaaagtaggcaacttttattcaagacatttgtTAGAActttggatagatggcgctataattgggaaaaacaatttatccttataccataggtaaattatagaaacggtctaatatctcacgaaatacacttccaaatgggaaaccaaaaaacagatttttaatcattttcgaaaacctatcgaataacaccaaacatgaccctccaacccacccccaggaggtggggtgggaggtaactttaaaatcttaaatagcaacccccactttttattgcagattcggattaattaaagcgccatctattaacaattataaaaaatgtttcgaataaacgttgcttaattttttgtgacggatccgaatctgtaataaaaagtgggggttgctatttaagattttaaagttaccccaacCCACCTCttgggggtgggttggagggtcatgtttggtgttattcgataggttttcgaaaaagattaaaaatctgttttttggtttctcatttggaagtgtatttcgtgagatattagacagtttctataatttacctatggtatcaggataaatggttttttccaattatagcgccatctatccacagttcgaaaaaatgtcttgaataaaagttgcttacttttacgtaacaaattaaaatctgcaaggaaaactgggggtttccatttaagattttaaagttaccccccaccccacctccagggggtgtagtgggggttggtgtttggtgtcattggattgCAGTATTGGGATTGCGGTCTGTATATTAGATTTAAACTACATTTATTTCTATTGAATTCActattttgttgaatattttttttttaatttcatcgggaacaaaataaaaattaggttcgtatatttattatttattttggtTCTATTACATCATTTACTGTACTTCTGTGACCTCTTGTAAAATTCTATATTTCCTTTTATAGGCCATAAAATTATTTTCCATTTCTGCCAAAAAACGCTCTCAGTGACCATTTTTATTCTTCCTATAAGCGAATGTGTTTCGTGTTCTATTGTGTTGTAaatatcgtatgcctcttgtgtctGTGTTGACTTATATTTCAGGAAATGTTTTTTCATTACATTTTTCCTTTACATCTGTACAAAGCCATGGTGTTCTGCGCCTTGGgaactatttatttttatttataattctTCCACCAAGATCTTCCttggcttcttcttcttaaggttccgagaccgcttgtcgatggTGGGCTCTTATGTTGCCAAGCATATTAACAAGCATTGTCTtctttacagccgcacgaaatagttcagtgctagttttcccaaaccattggcgtagaaatagaaattaaatgttgggtagagaaagcaagatctgcatttcaaaaaatagctaagttattcaaatgtcatgatttatcattGCCCATAAAGTCAGGTTActgcgatgttatatctttcctatactgttgtacggagttgagtcgtggactctcacagacttgcaagaaaattgaggcttttgagatgtggctttatcgtcgaatcctgaaggtatcttataccgaccacacgttactaatgagggtgtATTGCTAAGAATGCAagaagaaaaagagctgttaaccacaataaatgcagaaaaaatcgaatacctcggtcacatcatgagaaacagcgaaagatatggactactgcaactaatcttgcaaggaaaagtggagggaaaacgcggaccaggaaggcgaaggatttcctggctaaagaatctacgcacatggttcaacacaacaaccacaagtcTTTTTAGAggagcagtgtgcaaagtacagattgccatgatggtcgccaatatccgaaacggatagtcactacaaaaATAAGAAGagtggcgtaggtttttaagctaTGAATTTGTACGGCGCCGGCGGCCCACaattctttttcccattatttttaccttgcatgacattTATATTTACCTTTCATGACATttccttggctgaggctaagatattagacttTTGTCCTTGCTTTCTTCAACTCCTTCACTTTCCGTGATGTATAAGTTTCTGCTTCTTTATgttattctttttttaaatagataTCTTGTGGAGTCATCCTGTAAGCTTTTGACTTTCATCTTTGTGTTGTATTCTGatgttttgttttcttgcatcCAAGAGTTGTCAGGGGTGTAAAAAGTCTGTTAAAATACAGATCTACAAAGGTATCTAAAGCAAAGTACTAGCGACATACCGATACACTGTTCGATTGTTAATACAAAACTATACTATTATCTGTGATCTGTTGGAAGTATACGGGTCATACGCCattaaaatgctaaagtgggaaaatagaagaataaaaataaatgGGGAAATGCTCgatcatctgcgttttgccgacaATATAGTACTTATCATCGAATATCTGGGTGAAGTACAACAAATGCCACAAGAATTAGAAAACGTATgttcaacaataggtctaaaaatggaTCTCAGTACTACCAAATTTATGGCCAACTgacagttggccattgaaatcaaatatgtgaggttttatttctccaaaaaaattccaaccacgtgggaagagtcctgggttgccctgggtaacatccaggcatatctggAACATCATTTAAccattatataaatatgtaacataacataaccgttcacatttaaagggtttttacccaacaaATTTTGGTGGCTCAGACATGCTATTtttggcttttagaacactgatgatgaattTCTTAAACCGAAAACGTTTTTTCTGAATGTGACCCTTATATagagtattttaaaatataccttttacaacaaatctaatattttttttaattgactgGCACCCAAGAAAAGATAAACACAGGAGAGGATGACCGcgaacacgctggatggacgccATTAAACCAATGTCTAAGAAATGACAACAAGCCGCACATAACCGtggagagtggcgaaaaatggagagacctatgtccagcagtggacgaaagAGGTTACATGATGATGATATTGATAGTCTTCTCCTGATTCTTTAAATTTCATAGCCTGGTTTTTGTGATTAGTTTCATGACCTTATTTTCATTcatcattttcaataaaaattgctcaggttcaaaattaaagaaagaaataatTTGTAATTAGGACACAAGTATTCAAATTCGAAATTATTCGTAGGTTTCTTTATAGGTTCAAAAATAAAATCTacttatttttggtaaaaataacaaaaatcttGATTAATAAATTTTGAACTAAAATATTTACTGATAAAACTAAAAAGGGGTGTTACAATTTGTTGTATTATTGATCACATCTCTGCGTTGTATGGCCTGTGCTTAATCTATGGtgctgttttattttaaaataaggtACTCGAGATTTTTTAGAAATTATAGCCTGTACGGACATGTAAAAAGTATGTTAATGTCGTAAGTTAACTTTATAGTGTTGTACATAATGGAATTGCCAAAAATGTAGTAATAATATAAGTGACGAGTGATATCTATATATCAATACAAAGTGTGTAATGCTAATCATACCGAGTGTATCCAACTGTGTTTccaatttattattttctttttttcactTGTATTAGTATATTCAGTGACATTAGAACTGTTGCATCCAGAAGGAATAATAtcttgaatttaatttttttggcaaccgAATATCCAATATTTAAAGCTTGCTCTGATAACAATATcaatgttttatcttttatactttttataaaaataaagttttttctttaaatttttttatgaagagatttttgtACCGGCTGGTACagaaatttttagttattattccTCAGTATAatttactccagggtaataataagctagaaatagaccatgttcggaaCACTCAAAGATACAGGTAGCTgtttacttttttagttattgtagacctaaaggaagaaaacctacctgtttccttcCTGGAGTTctcgtccgttttttaattattaacaatttagtgcaaaaatcgcgattttttcgattttttgcaccccattcaaaagctaaatagatgacataaaattacaaaatttaattttttaaacattaaaaaaccttcaaaattccgatttttgaaagttaaaaagttaatttgttgctacgcaaactgcaaaataagtgaaaattgttatttgttaataacatttactaaaactaccttagagttttagtgttttacccaaagttgggtattggggcaCTTAACAaatcctcaaaatttgagaccgatccattaattagtttaagagttattctaattgtttatcccagagacctttattttgcaataacataagacagaaaataacgAAGATAAGGCAATTGTGCGtattccaaatgaaagtagaacactgactaaaatctactaaaaaaaagattaaaaaattatttaatatagtcaaaaatcttaatgccaaatttgtaaaatttcttagtttataaacatttagaatacctttaaaaataatcaagtatattcaaatgggaaataagccacaattttacctaaaaatgattttattaacgtttcgacgcccaagtcgggtgtcgttgtcaaaatacaaaataatactaaataaacaaaaatgttgttgcttagtaaaaaattcttctaataatttatttaatctgactcatttatatcggcaattcagacacgtattatacattttaaagtagacgactttaaaatgatattgccaatattgatgagttgcgttcctgggacgactttactgaaagatagttcattcgattacatgaaatcaatacatttttgtttatttagtattattttgtattttgacaacgacacccgacttgggcgtcgaaacgttaataaaatcatttttaggtaaaattgtggcttatttcccatttgaatatacttgattataaaaatgccacaagaaaatagcttcagaacaacctttaaaaatattgtccgtagaaaaaatcattttacatgtTAGAAAAGCTGGCATTTTACGCGAATttctaaaaatgtagttcaattggtgactagtcgtggtaagtgaagggggatctgggagccgacaaatgcacgagttcaaaaactaaaaaaggcaacttaaaactactatcattttctatatctcggcaTCTACTGAATATactttgatcgttctttttttaatttgtatgtaatttttctgtacattcctatgcaatttgtctagacatttattaattaataaacagtctaatttgtttaaacaatttaaaaaaaaatgtttcccaaaaatccatgattttaatcatac encodes:
- the LOC114326070 gene encoding octopamine receptor beta-2R-like gives rise to the protein MAELEENSTYANITDKVISEGAWTDDLVLVLKATIMGSIIIASILGNLLVIVSVMRHRKLRIITNYYVISLALADMLVAMFAMTFNASVQIYEEWKFGYFMCDVWNSLDVYFSTSSILHLCCISVDRYYAIVKPLKYPLTMTKNVVAFMILNTWISPAIISFLPIFKGWYTTPENQIFRSKHPDICEFVVNKPYAVISSSISFWIPCTIMIFMYLSIFREANRQEREMYNRHGAALLLHQNNTNGDMLSNSGGSSKTLTHHDINQDLHHTPTKERNLSKMKREHKAARTLGIIMGTFILLWLPFFLWYDTVYLCDSCREHCPQEVVSTVFWIGYFNSTLNPIIYAYFNRDFREAFKNTLQCAFCSLCKRPPSELDYIDHRRPSMRHEDRTRSVYSETYLKHVDRRCSEFGSSL